The following coding sequences are from one Streptomyces sp. NBC_01485 window:
- a CDS encoding LysR substrate-binding domain-containing protein → MPSPRTAPSSPRTAPRPIRLGVHGSPHLASRIVAAAGHPPESVEYVPYEVTEPFEPLRAGRADVMIVKYDPLEPDIAMSAPVAHDGRAVLVGAHHPLAGRASVSVEEAAAYEGFQCPGDFPPHVWDLVVPPRTPGGRVIRRVHPMTTMAALADRLRNTAAIHVSFQSLDAVVPPDVKVVPVHDLPPAAVTLGRLRAAEPPEHVRRFVADAEQAAGR, encoded by the coding sequence TTGCCATCCCCCCGCACCGCGCCGTCATCCCCCCGCACCGCGCCGCGCCCCATCCGCCTCGGCGTCCACGGCAGCCCCCACCTGGCGTCCCGCATCGTCGCCGCCGCCGGTCATCCGCCGGAGTCGGTGGAGTACGTGCCCTACGAGGTCACCGAGCCGTTCGAGCCGCTGCGCGCCGGACGCGCGGACGTCATGATCGTCAAGTACGACCCGCTGGAGCCGGACATCGCCATGAGCGCACCCGTCGCGCACGACGGGCGGGCCGTTCTCGTCGGCGCCCACCACCCGCTGGCCGGCCGTGCGTCGGTGTCCGTGGAGGAGGCCGCCGCGTACGAGGGTTTCCAGTGCCCCGGTGACTTCCCGCCGCACGTCTGGGACCTGGTGGTGCCGCCCCGGACCCCCGGCGGCCGGGTGATCCGCCGGGTCCACCCCATGACGACGATGGCCGCGCTGGCGGACCGGCTCAGGAACACCGCGGCGATCCATGTGTCGTTCCAGTCCCTGGACGCCGTCGTCCCGCCGGACGTCAAGGTCGTCCCGGTGCACGACCTGCCGCCCGCCGCCGTGACCCTGGGCCGGCTGCGGGCGGCCGAACCGCCCGAGCACGTCCGGCGGTTCGTGGCCGACGCGGAACAGGCGGCGGGCCGGTGA
- a CDS encoding DUF6182 family protein, with protein MTSSLDPLSAALLAPPPPPLPYPLSSEALLRSAVDRVRTARPELADRLDLSSPQALRAARAGFHDAGTVRHDEVLAVVVIGRLDLPSWVRETCAFALGLTPETQAVWRRSFTRTVYLAGSPPNLRERFAFEHVAADGSVAWAGPAAGSATATLRRLLKAFEASHELSGRPSATVTVPGRPRLPAGSRPAVHRELYIATAKVGVTDALVHVNHLVAEAVLDRLIGPGDRLTLRFVPRLTGLGSRFAMLRVDTDVHRPDELQAYAGLTTEV; from the coding sequence GTGACCAGTTCCCTCGACCCCCTCTCCGCCGCGCTGCTCGCGCCGCCGCCCCCGCCTTTGCCCTACCCGCTGTCCTCGGAGGCCCTGCTCAGGTCGGCCGTGGACCGGGTGCGGACCGCCCGCCCGGAGCTGGCGGACCGGCTCGACCTGTCCAGCCCGCAGGCCCTGCGCGCCGCCCGGGCCGGATTCCACGACGCCGGCACGGTGCGGCACGACGAGGTGCTGGCCGTGGTCGTCATCGGCCGGCTCGACCTGCCGTCGTGGGTGCGCGAGACATGCGCCTTCGCCCTCGGCCTGACACCCGAGACGCAGGCCGTCTGGCGGCGCTCCTTCACCCGCACCGTCTACCTGGCCGGCAGCCCGCCCAACCTCCGCGAGCGGTTCGCCTTCGAACACGTCGCCGCCGACGGATCGGTGGCCTGGGCCGGACCCGCGGCGGGCTCGGCGACGGCCACGCTGCGCCGGCTGCTCAAGGCCTTCGAGGCGTCGCACGAGCTGTCCGGCCGCCCGTCGGCCACCGTGACCGTGCCCGGCCGGCCGCGGCTTCCCGCCGGGTCCCGCCCCGCGGTCCACCGCGAGCTGTACATCGCCACCGCCAAGGTGGGCGTCACCGACGCACTCGTGCACGTCAACCATCTCGTCGCCGAAGCCGTCCTGGACCGGCTGATCGGTCCCGGAGACCGGCTGACGCTGCGCTTCGTGCCCCGCCTGACCGGCCTGGGCTCGCGCTTCGCGATGCTGCGCGTCGACACCGACGTCCACCGCCCGGACGAACTCCAGGCATACGCCGGACTGACCACGGAGGTCTGA
- a CDS encoding NAD(P)/FAD-dependent oxidoreductase, with protein sequence MAAIVIAGGGVAGLALALALGGRGHRVRVLERSEPPPDGPVVKSAELWRRPMVAQAAHDHILNALGVRTLRRHAPAVLDAALEEGARLLDLTAVAPAGPREPGDDDLVTLVVRRPVLDVVLHRAVRALPGVTVSHRSTVAGLLPAPDGPSGRRVTGVVTRAGETIPADLVVDASGRASASRSWLAAAGLPVPDDLTGPSRLRAFGRFYRLRDPDGPPPGALNRGNAAGGVWDHYSAVLHPADNDVFAITFGTLPGDRATTALRTPEAFTAACRLSPYLADWVDEDVARPLGPVRVIGMPPNILRGTAAGHRPPVTGLLQAGDAACVTDPMFGRGMSLALAHAFALAELLDEHPTADERLSLAATALVGRLLRPWYEQGVHDSWARVARWRTAAGAPPGPTAGRPVPTVSGQLTATAMTAAATDPTVWRGITRMQTSLRTPAEVFADEDFQARLRAAADTPAQSAPPGPRPPTHAELSHAIAAAKGG encoded by the coding sequence ATGGCGGCCATCGTGATCGCGGGCGGCGGCGTCGCCGGCCTCGCCCTGGCGCTGGCGCTCGGCGGGCGCGGCCACCGGGTGCGGGTGCTGGAGCGGAGCGAGCCGCCGCCGGACGGGCCGGTCGTCAAGAGCGCGGAGCTGTGGCGGCGGCCCATGGTCGCGCAGGCCGCCCACGACCACATCCTCAACGCGCTCGGCGTACGGACGCTGCGCCGCCACGCGCCGGCCGTCCTGGACGCGGCGCTGGAGGAGGGGGCCAGGCTCCTCGACCTCACCGCCGTCGCGCCCGCCGGCCCCCGGGAGCCCGGCGACGACGACCTGGTCACGCTGGTCGTCCGGCGTCCCGTCCTGGACGTCGTACTGCACCGGGCCGTGCGGGCGCTGCCCGGCGTGACCGTCAGTCACCGCAGCACGGTCGCCGGGCTGCTGCCGGCGCCGGACGGGCCGTCGGGGCGCCGGGTGACGGGGGTCGTGACGCGGGCCGGTGAGACGATCCCGGCCGACCTGGTCGTGGACGCCTCCGGCCGCGCGTCGGCGTCGCGGTCCTGGCTCGCCGCGGCGGGCCTCCCGGTGCCGGACGACCTGACCGGCCCCTCCCGGCTGCGCGCTTTCGGCCGCTTCTACCGGCTGCGCGACCCCGACGGCCCGCCGCCCGGCGCGCTCAACCGGGGCAACGCGGCGGGCGGCGTCTGGGACCACTACTCCGCCGTCCTGCACCCGGCCGACAACGACGTCTTCGCGATCACCTTCGGGACGCTGCCCGGCGACCGCGCGACCACGGCCCTGCGCACCCCCGAGGCCTTCACCGCCGCCTGCCGTCTCTCGCCGTACCTGGCGGACTGGGTCGACGAGGACGTCGCCCGGCCGCTCGGCCCGGTACGGGTCATCGGCATGCCGCCGAACATCCTGCGCGGCACGGCCGCCGGCCACCGGCCCCCGGTCACCGGACTCCTCCAGGCGGGCGACGCCGCCTGCGTCACCGACCCGATGTTCGGCCGCGGCATGTCCCTGGCCCTCGCACACGCCTTCGCCCTCGCCGAACTGCTCGACGAGCACCCGACGGCGGACGAACGGCTGAGCCTCGCGGCCACGGCCCTCGTCGGACGGCTGCTGCGCCCCTGGTACGAGCAGGGCGTGCACGACTCCTGGGCGCGGGTCGCCCGGTGGCGGACGGCGGCCGGGGCTCCCCCGGGTCCCACGGCCGGCCGGCCCGTACCGACCGTGTCCGGGCAGCTCACGGCGACCGCGATGACGGCGGCGGCCACCGACCCCACCGTATGGCGAGGGATCACCCGCATGCAGACGAGCCTGCGCACGCCCGCCGAGGTCTTCGCCGACGAGGACTTCCAGGCCCGGCTACGAGCCGCCGCGGACACCCCCGCGCAGTCCGCCCCACCCGGCCCCCGGCCGCCGACCCACGCCGAACTGAGCCACGCCATCGCCGCCGCGAAAGGAGGATGA
- a CDS encoding helix-turn-helix transcriptional regulator produces the protein MDAMPSRTHPKNKRRSQLTHFLRSRRAGLSPADVGLVTAGRRARVGLRREEVAVLAGVSASWYAWLEQGRPIRVSDGILDAISRALRLSELERVHLYRLADANPPLPVSGGGLPDPEVFQRVVDTQLSGPACVIDRYWDVLAVNRPAADMLRLGRDGNHNYLTSLFTGSHGRRYLNWPQVARAMTARFRLQASYVADDPRYEQTADQLAQNDPRFAELWARHEVEEFVPTTAEVDSPAAGRLPFVLFTMDLDEAACTRLLVYLPPGVADPRP, from the coding sequence ATGGACGCCATGCCTTCCCGGACCCACCCCAAGAACAAGCGACGCAGCCAACTGACGCACTTCCTGCGCAGCCGCCGCGCCGGGCTCTCCCCTGCGGACGTCGGGCTGGTCACCGCGGGCCGGCGCGCCCGGGTGGGGCTGCGGCGTGAGGAGGTGGCTGTCCTCGCCGGGGTGAGCGCGTCCTGGTACGCGTGGCTGGAGCAGGGCCGCCCCATCCGGGTCTCGGACGGGATACTGGACGCGATCAGCCGCGCCCTGCGGCTCAGCGAACTCGAACGGGTCCACCTGTACCGCCTCGCGGACGCCAACCCTCCGCTGCCCGTGTCGGGCGGCGGCCTCCCGGACCCCGAGGTGTTCCAACGGGTGGTGGACACCCAGTTGTCGGGGCCGGCGTGCGTCATCGACCGCTACTGGGACGTCCTCGCGGTCAACCGCCCGGCGGCCGACATGCTGCGCCTGGGCCGCGACGGCAACCACAACTACCTGACCAGCCTGTTCACCGGATCCCACGGCAGGCGGTATCTGAACTGGCCCCAGGTGGCACGGGCGATGACCGCCCGGTTCCGGCTCCAGGCCTCGTACGTCGCCGACGATCCCCGGTACGAGCAGACGGCGGACCAACTCGCCCAGAACGACCCCCGTTTCGCCGAACTGTGGGCCCGCCACGAAGTCGAGGAGTTCGTGCCGACGACCGCCGAGGTGGACTCGCCGGCCGCCGGCCGCCTCCCCTTCGTGCTGTTCACCATGGACCTGGACGAGGCCGCCTGCACCCGGCTGCTGGTCTACCTGCCGCCGGGCGTCGCCGATCCCCGGCCGTGA
- a CDS encoding GH3 family domain-containing protein gives MFAARERLAGEHADLRGAQRQVLADLLEFNAGTEFGRRHGFGRIRTIDDFRRAVPVQDYAAHAPLIERTAAGERNLLSADTPVVYFTSSGSTGAHKKVPVTPRFMSTTFMPFYFAAWAPLIEHFPEVLERPDAVLNLKHDPLSAPPTTTDGRPHVGASQVDFGARFGEPLSAEPGTGAPWATLPVPTEPGDHLERAYLRLRLAVQSDLRCLIGINPAMIAAVPHQLNLWWPRIVKEVRDGTLGGLPYGSPDPGRAAELERLADYFGTVRPAHVWPRLRALFCWTTGVASLYLPALREEFGVGVTALPAPVAASEGPVGVALDRHPSAGGLVASASAYEFVPADEDLAPDSATLLPHELEAGQDYHVVFSHVGGLYRYAVGDVVRVVDRVGGAPRVEYAGRGGRCDAAGERLRDAQVVRALRTALDSGGLALRNVACRVEPTADGTPHHLFAIAPHTPWSAAETDRFAHALDRALTAESDGYAKARSAGRLGAPAVRLLDAGAFVRDWHAAVGTGIRPTQVKDRLFRQDDALWQRLTGTPGDV, from the coding sequence GTGTTCGCCGCGCGTGAGCGGCTGGCCGGTGAGCACGCCGACCTGCGCGGCGCGCAGCGGCAAGTCCTCGCGGACCTCCTGGAGTTCAACGCCGGCACCGAGTTCGGCAGGCGGCACGGCTTCGGCCGTATCCGCACGATCGACGACTTCCGGCGGGCCGTCCCGGTGCAGGACTACGCGGCCCACGCCCCGCTCATCGAACGGACGGCCGCGGGAGAACGCAACCTGCTGTCGGCCGACACCCCGGTCGTCTACTTCACCAGCAGCGGCAGCACCGGGGCGCACAAGAAGGTGCCCGTCACCCCGCGCTTCATGAGCACGACGTTCATGCCGTTCTACTTCGCCGCCTGGGCGCCGCTGATCGAGCACTTCCCGGAGGTGCTGGAGCGGCCGGACGCCGTCCTCAACCTCAAGCACGATCCGCTGTCGGCCCCGCCCACCACCACCGACGGCCGGCCCCATGTGGGCGCCAGCCAGGTCGACTTCGGCGCACGGTTCGGCGAACCCCTCTCTGCCGAGCCCGGCACGGGCGCGCCGTGGGCGACGCTTCCGGTGCCGACCGAACCCGGCGACCACCTCGAACGGGCGTATCTGCGGCTCAGGTTGGCGGTGCAGAGCGATCTGCGTTGTCTGATCGGCATCAACCCGGCGATGATCGCCGCCGTCCCCCACCAGCTCAACCTGTGGTGGCCGCGCATCGTCAAGGAGGTGCGCGACGGCACCCTCGGCGGGCTTCCGTACGGTTCGCCGGACCCCGGCCGCGCCGCCGAACTCGAGCGGCTGGCCGACTACTTCGGGACCGTGCGCCCCGCCCATGTGTGGCCCCGGCTGCGTGCGCTGTTCTGCTGGACCACGGGTGTGGCGTCGCTGTATCTGCCCGCGCTGCGCGAGGAGTTCGGCGTCGGCGTCACCGCGCTGCCCGCGCCGGTGGCCGCCTCGGAAGGGCCGGTCGGGGTGGCGCTGGACCGGCATCCCTCGGCCGGCGGGCTCGTCGCGTCGGCCTCCGCGTACGAGTTCGTGCCGGCCGACGAGGATCTCGCCCCCGACTCCGCGACCCTGCTGCCGCACGAACTGGAGGCGGGCCAGGACTACCACGTGGTGTTCAGCCATGTCGGCGGGCTGTACCGCTACGCGGTCGGCGACGTGGTCCGGGTCGTGGACCGGGTCGGCGGCGCGCCCCGGGTGGAGTACGCGGGCCGGGGCGGCCGGTGCGACGCGGCGGGGGAACGGCTGCGGGACGCCCAGGTCGTCCGGGCCCTGCGTACGGCGCTGGACTCCGGCGGGCTCGCGCTGCGCAACGTGGCGTGCCGGGTCGAACCGACGGCGGACGGCACCCCGCACCACCTCTTCGCCATCGCTCCCCACACGCCCTGGAGCGCGGCCGAGACCGACCGTTTCGCCCACGCGCTGGACCGCGCCCTGACGGCGGAGTCCGACGGGTACGCGAAGGCCCGGTCGGCAGGCCGGCTCGGGGCGCCCGCCGTACGCCTGCTGGACGCCGGGGCGTTCGTCCGCGACTGGCACGCGGCGGTCGGCACCGGGATCCGCCCGACCCAGGTCAAGGACCGCCTCTTCCGACAGGACGACGCCCTCTGGCAGCGCCTGACCGGTACGCCGGGCGACGTCTGA
- a CDS encoding helix-turn-helix transcriptional regulator: MTASPPVSGLLRRTKLRHFLRARRAQISPEEVGLVNMERRRTPGLRREEVAALAGVGVSWYTWLEQGRDINVSEEIVNAVGNALRLEGCEREYFYRLAGHNPPPRTGGSSRDIVYERMCALVEGWASNPAYITDRYGSIEMASRSARFLFRVNARGDNCVVKFFTDPPTREKYPDAAEVGRGLVAQFRAQSARFPDDPEFDRIAESLCERSPHFAELWDCHEVDDRHQYVRKIAHPQAGVMVFDRLVMRVPECPDSLLTLYVAQPGTGLAAEQSRGLVGARAEAA, from the coding sequence ATGACCGCATCCCCCCCGGTATCCGGACTGTTACGACGAACAAAACTCCGTCACTTTCTGCGGGCCCGTCGGGCGCAGATATCACCGGAAGAAGTCGGGCTGGTGAACATGGAGCGGCGACGGACCCCCGGACTGCGCCGCGAGGAGGTGGCGGCCCTGGCCGGAGTCGGTGTGTCCTGGTACACCTGGCTCGAGCAGGGACGGGACATCAACGTCTCCGAAGAGATCGTCAACGCCGTCGGCAACGCCCTCCGGCTCGAAGGCTGCGAGCGCGAGTATTTCTACCGGCTGGCCGGACACAATCCCCCACCGCGCACGGGGGGCAGCAGCCGGGACATCGTGTACGAACGGATGTGCGCGCTCGTCGAAGGGTGGGCGTCCAATCCGGCCTACATCACCGACCGGTACGGCAGCATCGAAATGGCCAGCCGTTCTGCGCGCTTCCTGTTCCGGGTCAACGCGCGGGGCGACAACTGCGTGGTCAAGTTCTTCACCGATCCACCCACCCGCGAGAAGTATCCGGACGCGGCGGAGGTGGGGCGCGGGCTGGTGGCCCAGTTCCGGGCGCAGTCGGCCCGCTTCCCGGACGACCCGGAGTTCGACCGCATCGCCGAGTCGCTCTGTGAGCGCAGCCCGCACTTCGCCGAGCTGTGGGACTGCCACGAGGTCGACGATCGTCACCAGTACGTGCGCAAGATCGCGCATCCGCAGGCCGGGGTCATGGTCTTCGACCGTCTGGTGATGCGTGTGCCGGAGTGTCCCGACTCACTCCTGACGCTGTACGTCGCCCAGCCCGGGACGGGCCTGGCGGCCGAGCAGTCGCGCGGGTTGGTCGGCGCGCGTGCCGAGGCCGCCTGA
- a CDS encoding tautomerase family protein, which yields MPIISVTTWDGQDDAQSQELLEELTRTVRRVTGAPLDKITVYIQEVPRNRWAEGGALGSDPKFPELSRRLSE from the coding sequence ATGCCCATCATCTCCGTCACCACCTGGGACGGTCAGGACGACGCCCAGAGCCAGGAACTCCTGGAGGAGCTGACCCGGACCGTCAGGCGCGTCACGGGAGCACCGCTGGACAAGATCACCGTCTACATCCAGGAGGTGCCGCGCAACCGCTGGGCGGAGGGGGGAGCCCTCGGCAGCGACCCGAAGTTCCCGGAACTGAGCCGGCGTCTCTCCGAGTAG
- a CDS encoding acyl carrier protein has product MGNSIVSRIVVVLADLDVPTANVTPDTTFEAMEIDSLLLEELALRLQKSFGIEIEMGELVPEQTVAEAATVLASKGVAVA; this is encoded by the coding sequence ATGGGTAACTCGATCGTCAGCCGCATCGTGGTGGTACTGGCGGATCTGGACGTTCCGACAGCGAATGTCACGCCGGACACCACTTTCGAGGCCATGGAGATCGACTCGCTGCTGCTGGAAGAACTGGCACTGCGTCTTCAGAAGAGCTTCGGTATCGAGATCGAGATGGGCGAACTCGTCCCCGAGCAGACCGTCGCCGAAGCGGCCACGGTGCTCGCGTCCAAGGGCGTCGCCGTAGCCTGA
- a CDS encoding thioesterase II family protein, which translates to MVHTAANIPADTAAGTATSTPTKSEAARLRLFCFHHAGGSAWSFAGWGQRLGRGVEVVPVSLPPRPSARSDDPGAVGTMDALVGEVTRRLAPALDEPYAFYGHSMGSLVAYGVAQRQLAAGCRPPARFVAGAHRAPHLPSEAHLTGELSDAATLELLLGLDGVGRLVREDPRRMRAVADRLRADLHVCGTYRYPAAGQRPLPCPVHVLYGTGDPLVSAAQADAWRTHAGGRFSLHAFPGGHFFHREHKDLFFAELTRVLEMDMN; encoded by the coding sequence ATGGTCCACACAGCGGCGAACATCCCGGCGGACACAGCGGCGGGCACGGCGACGAGTACCCCCACGAAGAGCGAGGCCGCCCGGCTCCGCCTGTTCTGCTTCCATCACGCGGGCGGCAGCGCCTGGTCCTTCGCGGGCTGGGGGCAGCGGCTCGGGCGCGGCGTGGAGGTGGTGCCGGTGTCCCTGCCGCCGCGCCCGTCCGCCCGGAGCGACGACCCCGGCGCCGTCGGCACGATGGACGCGCTGGTGGGCGAGGTGACCCGGCGACTGGCTCCCGCTCTCGACGAGCCCTACGCGTTCTACGGCCACAGCATGGGTTCGCTGGTCGCCTACGGCGTGGCGCAGCGGCAGCTCGCCGCGGGATGCCGCCCGCCCGCCCGCTTCGTGGCCGGGGCCCACCGCGCGCCGCATCTGCCGTCCGAAGCGCACCTGACCGGGGAGCTGTCGGACGCCGCGACGCTCGAACTGCTGCTGGGCCTCGACGGAGTCGGCCGGCTGGTGCGGGAGGACCCCCGGCGCATGCGAGCCGTCGCGGACCGGCTCCGGGCAGACCTCCACGTGTGTGGCACCTACAGGTATCCGGCGGCGGGGCAGCGTCCGTTGCCCTGCCCGGTGCACGTTCTGTACGGCACCGGCGATCCGCTGGTCTCCGCGGCGCAGGCCGACGCGTGGCGCACCCACGCCGGGGGGCGGTTCTCGCTCCACGCCTTTCCCGGCGGCCACTTCTTCCATCGGGAGCACAAGGACCTGTTCTTCGCGGAGTTGACACGTGTACTCGAGATGGACATGAACTGA
- a CDS encoding AfsA-related hotdog domain-containing protein, whose product MPHETSQVTDATPDTLFLVGDVFAEFAHHPGVLTVSQLTRRIRSGTFPEDADVVRVTPGQGVSLFDVQFVHDTLARRGLTHRVVIDDQALHARAGREIAHKHRPENVLISWPRPVRADLFEADLLVDADNEVMSDHVTGQHIQGMLAMEAGRQMFIAVAEQFYLAPEAVGDSYFVIDSFATRYRNFLFPLPAVVRCEVLAHRSPHRTRTSFHCELSVSQGGSATAEMEVRFTAFETGVSHTKETRAAGRSLQDCATLEAAAAAANPARTEIRTP is encoded by the coding sequence ATGCCCCATGAGACATCCCAGGTCACCGATGCCACACCGGACACGCTGTTCCTCGTGGGCGACGTGTTCGCCGAGTTCGCCCACCACCCGGGCGTGCTGACGGTCTCTCAGCTGACCCGCCGGATCAGGAGCGGGACGTTCCCCGAGGACGCCGACGTGGTCCGGGTGACGCCGGGGCAGGGCGTCTCCCTGTTCGACGTCCAGTTCGTGCACGACACCCTGGCCCGGCGCGGCCTCACGCACCGGGTCGTCATCGACGACCAGGCGCTGCACGCCCGCGCCGGCCGGGAGATCGCGCACAAACACCGCCCAGAGAACGTGCTGATCTCCTGGCCTCGGCCGGTCCGCGCCGACCTGTTCGAGGCGGACCTGCTGGTGGACGCCGACAACGAGGTGATGTCCGACCACGTCACCGGACAGCACATTCAGGGCATGCTGGCCATGGAGGCCGGGCGGCAGATGTTCATCGCGGTGGCCGAGCAGTTCTACCTGGCGCCCGAGGCGGTCGGCGACAGCTACTTCGTCATCGACTCCTTCGCCACGCGGTACCGCAACTTCCTCTTCCCGCTCCCCGCGGTGGTGCGGTGCGAGGTCCTCGCCCACCGCTCCCCGCACCGCACCCGCACGTCGTTCCACTGCGAACTCTCCGTGAGCCAGGGCGGATCGGCCACCGCGGAGATGGAGGTCCGGTTCACCGCCTTCGAGACCGGCGTCTCCCACACCAAGGAGACCCGGGCGGCGGGCCGGTCCCTCCAGGACTGCGCGACGCTGGAGGCCGCGGCAGCGGCGGCGAACCCGGCGCGGACCGAGATCCGTACGCCATGA
- a CDS encoding class I SAM-dependent methyltransferase, with product MPVLNPVERTALLTAALRAAETRRPDRLYEDPYAAGLVGDAGAGLLAEIRAATFPPDRPRTLPSTPDYNAIRTRFFDDLLQQAAHEPETTQIVLAPAGMDSRAYRLPWPAHIRYFEVDRPAVLEFKAGRLDGVQPRVDHRTVAVDLTADDWEARLVAAGYDPSVPSTWLLEGLLYYIPEADAHRMLRRVAAISAPGSRIAADIVNQAALTLPHMRGLLDVFAGWGCPWVFGTDEPEALFESYGFDVRAVQPGEPDADFGRWPDPVPPREVKDVRRVFFVHGRRR from the coding sequence ATGCCCGTGCTCAACCCCGTCGAACGGACCGCCCTGCTCACCGCCGCCCTGCGCGCCGCCGAGACCCGCCGTCCGGACCGGCTGTACGAGGACCCGTACGCCGCCGGCCTGGTCGGAGACGCCGGTGCGGGACTGCTGGCCGAGATCCGCGCCGCGACCTTCCCGCCCGACCGGCCCCGGACCCTGCCCAGCACCCCCGACTACAACGCCATCCGTACCCGGTTCTTCGACGACCTGCTCCAACAGGCCGCCCACGAGCCGGAGACGACCCAGATCGTGCTGGCCCCGGCGGGCATGGACTCACGCGCCTACCGGCTGCCGTGGCCCGCACACATCCGCTACTTCGAGGTCGACCGCCCCGCCGTGCTCGAGTTCAAGGCCGGGCGGCTCGACGGCGTCCAGCCACGGGTGGACCACCGCACGGTCGCCGTCGACCTCACCGCCGACGACTGGGAGGCCCGTCTCGTCGCGGCCGGCTACGACCCCTCCGTACCCTCCACCTGGCTGCTGGAAGGGCTGCTCTACTACATCCCCGAGGCCGACGCGCACCGGATGCTGCGGCGGGTCGCCGCCATCTCCGCGCCCGGCAGCCGGATCGCCGCCGACATCGTCAACCAGGCCGCCCTGACGCTCCCTCACATGCGGGGCCTGCTCGACGTCTTCGCGGGCTGGGGCTGCCCCTGGGTGTTCGGCACCGACGAGCCCGAGGCACTGTTCGAGAGCTACGGGTTCGACGTCCGCGCCGTCCAGCCGGGCGAGCCCGACGCCGACTTCGGGCGGTGGCCGGACCCGGTGCCGCCGCGCGAGGTGAAGGACGTCCGGCGGGTGTTCTTCGTGCACGGCAGGCGTCGCTGA
- a CDS encoding HAD family hydrolase translates to MTDTDRPYLVFSDVDETLITVKSMFDFLHYQLVRRQGTAGEEEYERIMAVIRRRSADGTPRADINRFYYSHYTDESVETITTLADDWFAERSSSTRGFYIDSTRSALRAHRAAGAGLVLVSGSFPPLLEPLAREVGADAVLCTRPRIVDGRYTGEVDTPVIGEGKRAAVLRQLAARPDVDPLDCHAYGDHVSDLPMLELVGHPVVVGDDSELREALARHSTSVRTA, encoded by the coding sequence ATGACAGACACGGACCGGCCCTACCTCGTCTTCAGCGACGTCGACGAGACGCTGATCACCGTCAAGAGCATGTTCGACTTCCTGCACTACCAGTTGGTGCGCCGTCAGGGGACGGCCGGGGAGGAGGAGTACGAGCGGATCATGGCCGTGATCCGCCGGCGCTCCGCCGACGGGACGCCCCGCGCCGACATCAACCGCTTCTACTACAGCCACTACACGGACGAGTCCGTGGAGACGATCACAACTCTGGCGGACGACTGGTTCGCCGAGCGCTCCTCGTCCACCCGGGGTTTCTACATCGACTCCACGCGCAGCGCCCTGCGCGCCCACCGGGCCGCGGGCGCGGGCCTCGTCCTGGTCTCCGGCTCGTTCCCGCCCCTCCTGGAGCCGCTGGCCCGTGAGGTGGGGGCCGACGCGGTCCTGTGCACCCGCCCGCGGATCGTGGACGGCCGCTACACCGGCGAGGTCGACACCCCGGTCATCGGCGAAGGCAAACGGGCCGCGGTACTGCGGCAGTTGGCGGCCCGGCCCGACGTCGACCCGCTCGACTGCCACGCCTACGGGGACCACGTCTCCGACCTGCCGATGCTGGAGCTCGTGGGGCATCCCGTCGTCGTCGGAGACGACAGCGAGCTGCGCGAGGCCCTGGCACGGCACTCCACGAGCGTGCGTACGGCATGA